In one window of Ovis aries strain OAR_USU_Benz2616 breed Rambouillet chromosome 3, ARS-UI_Ramb_v3.0, whole genome shotgun sequence DNA:
- the RECQL gene encoding ATP-dependent DNA helicase Q1 isoform X1, whose translation MASISALSEELDSITSELHAVDIQIQELLERQQELIQKKNVLTKRIKLCLEDSEAGESSECDSSPASWNKEDFAWSGKVKDVLQNVFKLQKFRPLQLETINVTMSGKEVFLVMPTGGGKSLCYQLPALCSDGFTLVICPLISLMEDQLMVLKQLGISATMLNASSSKEHVKWVHAEMVNKNSKLKLIYVTPEKIAKSKMFMSRLEKAYEARRFTRIAVDEVHCCSQWGHDFRPDYKALGILKRQFPNASLIGLTATATSHVLKDAQKILCVEKCFTFTASFNRPNLYYEVRQKPSNTEDFIEDIVKLINGRYKGQSGIIYCFSQKDSEQVTISLQKLGIPAGSYHANMEPEDKTKVHRRWSANEIQVVVATVAFGMGIDKPDVRFVIHHSMSKSMENYYQESGRAGRDDSKADCILYYGFGDIFRISSMVVMENVGQQKLYEMVSYCQNIHKCRRVLIAQHFDEVWSPEACNKMCDNCCKEITFERKNVTAYCRDLIKILKQAEDLNEKLTPLKLIDSWMGKGASKLRVAGLAPPTLPREDLEKIIAHFLIQQYLKEDYSFTAYATISYLKAGPKANLLNNEAHVITMRVKKPMQNCFRTESPQTCHSEGTDKKRKEKTPSNFLKRSANMLQQPDCKNTGAKKRKIDNA comes from the exons ATGGCATCCATTTCAG ctcTGAGTGAGGAACTGGATTCTATAACGAGTGAGCTACATGCAGTAGACATTCAAATCCAGGAACTTCTGGAAAGGCAGCAGGAGCTCATTCAGAAAAAAAACGTGCTAACGAAGAGAATAAAGCTGTGTTTAGAGGATTCTGAAGCTGGGGAGAGCAGTGAATGTGATTCTTCACCTGCCTCTTGGAATAAAGAAG attTTGCATGGTCTGGTAAAGTTAAAGATGTTCTACAAAATGTCTTTAAACTGCAGAAGTTCAGGCCACTTCAGCTCGAAACTATTAACGTCACAATGTCTGGAAAGGAGGTATTTCTCGTTATGCCTACAGGAGGGGGAAAGAGTTTATGCTACCAGTTACCAGCATTGTGTTCAGATG gttTTACCCTTGTGATTTGCCCACTGATCTCCCTTATGGAAGACCAGTTAATGGTTTTGAAACAATTGGGAATTTCAGCTACCATGTTAAATGCTTCTAGTTCTAAG GAGCATGTGAAATGGGTTCATGCTGAAATGGTAAATAAAAACTCCAAGCTAAAGCTAATTTATGTGACTCCAGAGAAaattgcaaaaagcaaaatgtttatGTCAAGACTAGAAAAAGCCTATGAAGCAAGGAGATTTACCCGAATTGCTGTAGACGAAGTTCATTGCTGTAGTCAGTGGGGACATGATTTCAGACCTG attatAAGGCTCTTGGTATCTTGAAGCGGCAGTTCCCTAATGCGTCACTAATTGGACTGACTGCAACAGCGACCAGTCATGTTTTGAAGGATGCTCAGAAAATATTGTGCGTCgaaaaatgttttactttcacGGCTTCTTTTAATCGACCAAATCTCTATTATGAG GTTCGGCAGAAGCCCTCAAACACTGAAGATTTTATTGAGGACATTGTAAAGCTCATTAATGGAAGATACAAGGGGCAATCAG GAATCATATATTGCTTTTCTCAGAAAGACTCTGAGCAAGTTACAATTAGTTTACAGAAACTGGGGATTCCTGCAGGTTCATACCATGCCAATATGGAACCAGAAGATAAGACCAAGGTTCATAGAAGATGGTCAGCGAATGAAATTCAG GTAGTTGTGGCAACAGTTGCATTTGGTATGGGAATTGATAAGCCCGATGTGAGGTTTGTTATTCATCATTCAATGAGTAAATCTATGGAAAATTATTACCAAGAGAGTGGCCGAGCAG GTCGAGATGACTCTAAAGCAGATTGCATTCTGTATTATGGCTTTGGAGACATATTCAGGATCAGTTCAATGGTGGTGATGGAAAACGTGGGGCAACAAAAGCTTTATGAGATGGTGTCCTACTGTCAGAACATACACAA ATGTCGCCGTGTATTGATAGCTCAACATTTTGATGAAGTATGGAGTCCAGAAGCATGTAACAAAATGTGTGATAACTGCTGTAAAGAGATTA catttgaaagaaagaatgtaACTGCATACTGCAGGGATCTTATTAAGATCCTGAAACAGGCCGAGGACCTGAATGAAAAGCTCACTCCACTAAAACTGATCGACTCTTGGATGGGAAAGGGTGCCTCGAAATTGAGAGTAGCAGGCCTTGCTCCTCCCACACTTCCTCGTGAAGACCTGGAGAAAATCATTGCACACTTTCTTATACAGCAGTATCTCAA AGAAGACTACAGTTTTACAGCTTATGCTACCATTTCGTATTTGAAAGCAGGACCTAAAGCTAATCTTCTGAACAACGAGGCACACGTTATTACCATGAGAGTAAAGAAGCCCATGCAGAACTGTTTCAGG ACTGAATCACCTCAAACTTGTCATTCTGAAGGAACtgataaaaagaggaaagaaaaaactccAAGTAACTTCCTGAAGAGATCTGCAAACATGCTTCAGCAACCGGATTGTAAGAATACAGgggctaagaaaagaaaaattgataatGCATGA
- the RECQL gene encoding ATP-dependent DNA helicase Q1 isoform X2, producing MASISALSEELDSITSELHAVDIQIQELLERQQELIQKKNVLTKRIKLCLEDSEAGESSECDSSPASWNKEDFAWSGKVKDVLQNVFKLQKFRPLQLETINVTMSGKEVFLVMPTGGGKSLCYQLPALCSDGFTLVICPLISLMEDQLMVLKQLGISATMLNASSSKEHVKWVHAEMVNKNSKLKLIYVTPEKIAKSKMFMSRLEKAYEARRFTRIAVDEVHCCSQWGHDFRPDYKALGILKRQFPNASLIGLTATATSHVLKDAQKILCVEKCFTFTASFNRPNLYYEVRQKPSNTEDFIEDIVKLINGRYKGQSGIIYCFSQKDSEQVTISLQKLGIPAGSYHANMEPEDKTKVHRRWSANEIQVVVATVAFGMGIDKPDVRFVIHHSMSKSMENYYQESGRAGRDDSKADCILYYGFGDIFRISSMVVMENVGQQKLYEMVSYCQNIHKCRRVLIAQHFDEVWSPEACNKMCDNCCKEITFERKNVTAYCRDLIKILKQAEDLNEKLTPLKLIDSWMGKGASKLRVAGLAPPTLPREDLEKIIAHFLIQQYLNLLSATSQSLTVGLCLLQRRLQFYSLCYHFVFESRT from the exons ATGGCATCCATTTCAG ctcTGAGTGAGGAACTGGATTCTATAACGAGTGAGCTACATGCAGTAGACATTCAAATCCAGGAACTTCTGGAAAGGCAGCAGGAGCTCATTCAGAAAAAAAACGTGCTAACGAAGAGAATAAAGCTGTGTTTAGAGGATTCTGAAGCTGGGGAGAGCAGTGAATGTGATTCTTCACCTGCCTCTTGGAATAAAGAAG attTTGCATGGTCTGGTAAAGTTAAAGATGTTCTACAAAATGTCTTTAAACTGCAGAAGTTCAGGCCACTTCAGCTCGAAACTATTAACGTCACAATGTCTGGAAAGGAGGTATTTCTCGTTATGCCTACAGGAGGGGGAAAGAGTTTATGCTACCAGTTACCAGCATTGTGTTCAGATG gttTTACCCTTGTGATTTGCCCACTGATCTCCCTTATGGAAGACCAGTTAATGGTTTTGAAACAATTGGGAATTTCAGCTACCATGTTAAATGCTTCTAGTTCTAAG GAGCATGTGAAATGGGTTCATGCTGAAATGGTAAATAAAAACTCCAAGCTAAAGCTAATTTATGTGACTCCAGAGAAaattgcaaaaagcaaaatgtttatGTCAAGACTAGAAAAAGCCTATGAAGCAAGGAGATTTACCCGAATTGCTGTAGACGAAGTTCATTGCTGTAGTCAGTGGGGACATGATTTCAGACCTG attatAAGGCTCTTGGTATCTTGAAGCGGCAGTTCCCTAATGCGTCACTAATTGGACTGACTGCAACAGCGACCAGTCATGTTTTGAAGGATGCTCAGAAAATATTGTGCGTCgaaaaatgttttactttcacGGCTTCTTTTAATCGACCAAATCTCTATTATGAG GTTCGGCAGAAGCCCTCAAACACTGAAGATTTTATTGAGGACATTGTAAAGCTCATTAATGGAAGATACAAGGGGCAATCAG GAATCATATATTGCTTTTCTCAGAAAGACTCTGAGCAAGTTACAATTAGTTTACAGAAACTGGGGATTCCTGCAGGTTCATACCATGCCAATATGGAACCAGAAGATAAGACCAAGGTTCATAGAAGATGGTCAGCGAATGAAATTCAG GTAGTTGTGGCAACAGTTGCATTTGGTATGGGAATTGATAAGCCCGATGTGAGGTTTGTTATTCATCATTCAATGAGTAAATCTATGGAAAATTATTACCAAGAGAGTGGCCGAGCAG GTCGAGATGACTCTAAAGCAGATTGCATTCTGTATTATGGCTTTGGAGACATATTCAGGATCAGTTCAATGGTGGTGATGGAAAACGTGGGGCAACAAAAGCTTTATGAGATGGTGTCCTACTGTCAGAACATACACAA ATGTCGCCGTGTATTGATAGCTCAACATTTTGATGAAGTATGGAGTCCAGAAGCATGTAACAAAATGTGTGATAACTGCTGTAAAGAGATTA catttgaaagaaagaatgtaACTGCATACTGCAGGGATCTTATTAAGATCCTGAAACAGGCCGAGGACCTGAATGAAAAGCTCACTCCACTAAAACTGATCGACTCTTGGATGGGAAAGGGTGCCTCGAAATTGAGAGTAGCAGGCCTTGCTCCTCCCACACTTCCTCGTGAAGACCTGGAGAAAATCATTGCACACTTTCTTATACAGCAGTATCTCAA tTTGTTGTCTGCAACTTCTCAAAGCCTGACTGTTGGCCTTTGTCTCCTGCAGAGAAGACTACAGTTTTACAGCTTATGCTACCATTTCGTATTTGAAAGCAGGACCTAA
- the RECQL gene encoding ATP-dependent DNA helicase Q1 isoform X3 produces MSGKEVFLVMPTGGGKSLCYQLPALCSDGFTLVICPLISLMEDQLMVLKQLGISATMLNASSSKEHVKWVHAEMVNKNSKLKLIYVTPEKIAKSKMFMSRLEKAYEARRFTRIAVDEVHCCSQWGHDFRPDYKALGILKRQFPNASLIGLTATATSHVLKDAQKILCVEKCFTFTASFNRPNLYYEVRQKPSNTEDFIEDIVKLINGRYKGQSGIIYCFSQKDSEQVTISLQKLGIPAGSYHANMEPEDKTKVHRRWSANEIQVVVATVAFGMGIDKPDVRFVIHHSMSKSMENYYQESGRAGRDDSKADCILYYGFGDIFRISSMVVMENVGQQKLYEMVSYCQNIHKCRRVLIAQHFDEVWSPEACNKMCDNCCKEITFERKNVTAYCRDLIKILKQAEDLNEKLTPLKLIDSWMGKGASKLRVAGLAPPTLPREDLEKIIAHFLIQQYLKEDYSFTAYATISYLKAGPKANLLNNEAHVITMRVKKPMQNCFRTESPQTCHSEGTDKKRKEKTPSNFLKRSANMLQQPDCKNTGAKKRKIDNA; encoded by the exons ATGTCTGGAAAGGAGGTATTTCTCGTTATGCCTACAGGAGGGGGAAAGAGTTTATGCTACCAGTTACCAGCATTGTGTTCAGATG gttTTACCCTTGTGATTTGCCCACTGATCTCCCTTATGGAAGACCAGTTAATGGTTTTGAAACAATTGGGAATTTCAGCTACCATGTTAAATGCTTCTAGTTCTAAG GAGCATGTGAAATGGGTTCATGCTGAAATGGTAAATAAAAACTCCAAGCTAAAGCTAATTTATGTGACTCCAGAGAAaattgcaaaaagcaaaatgtttatGTCAAGACTAGAAAAAGCCTATGAAGCAAGGAGATTTACCCGAATTGCTGTAGACGAAGTTCATTGCTGTAGTCAGTGGGGACATGATTTCAGACCTG attatAAGGCTCTTGGTATCTTGAAGCGGCAGTTCCCTAATGCGTCACTAATTGGACTGACTGCAACAGCGACCAGTCATGTTTTGAAGGATGCTCAGAAAATATTGTGCGTCgaaaaatgttttactttcacGGCTTCTTTTAATCGACCAAATCTCTATTATGAG GTTCGGCAGAAGCCCTCAAACACTGAAGATTTTATTGAGGACATTGTAAAGCTCATTAATGGAAGATACAAGGGGCAATCAG GAATCATATATTGCTTTTCTCAGAAAGACTCTGAGCAAGTTACAATTAGTTTACAGAAACTGGGGATTCCTGCAGGTTCATACCATGCCAATATGGAACCAGAAGATAAGACCAAGGTTCATAGAAGATGGTCAGCGAATGAAATTCAG GTAGTTGTGGCAACAGTTGCATTTGGTATGGGAATTGATAAGCCCGATGTGAGGTTTGTTATTCATCATTCAATGAGTAAATCTATGGAAAATTATTACCAAGAGAGTGGCCGAGCAG GTCGAGATGACTCTAAAGCAGATTGCATTCTGTATTATGGCTTTGGAGACATATTCAGGATCAGTTCAATGGTGGTGATGGAAAACGTGGGGCAACAAAAGCTTTATGAGATGGTGTCCTACTGTCAGAACATACACAA ATGTCGCCGTGTATTGATAGCTCAACATTTTGATGAAGTATGGAGTCCAGAAGCATGTAACAAAATGTGTGATAACTGCTGTAAAGAGATTA catttgaaagaaagaatgtaACTGCATACTGCAGGGATCTTATTAAGATCCTGAAACAGGCCGAGGACCTGAATGAAAAGCTCACTCCACTAAAACTGATCGACTCTTGGATGGGAAAGGGTGCCTCGAAATTGAGAGTAGCAGGCCTTGCTCCTCCCACACTTCCTCGTGAAGACCTGGAGAAAATCATTGCACACTTTCTTATACAGCAGTATCTCAA AGAAGACTACAGTTTTACAGCTTATGCTACCATTTCGTATTTGAAAGCAGGACCTAAAGCTAATCTTCTGAACAACGAGGCACACGTTATTACCATGAGAGTAAAGAAGCCCATGCAGAACTGTTTCAGG ACTGAATCACCTCAAACTTGTCATTCTGAAGGAACtgataaaaagaggaaagaaaaaactccAAGTAACTTCCTGAAGAGATCTGCAAACATGCTTCAGCAACCGGATTGTAAGAATACAGgggctaagaaaagaaaaattgataatGCATGA